Proteins encoded in a region of the Streptomyces sp. NBC_00310 genome:
- a CDS encoding acyl-CoA dehydrogenase family protein, whose protein sequence is MSGTKPMKDPLDLLDISSTLTGEEREIQATVAKFLADRVRPHIGEWFENAHFARELAPELGKLGVLGMHLEGYGCAGTNAVSYGLACLELEAADSGFRSFVSVQGSLSMFSIWKWGSEEQKQEWLPRLAAGEAIGCFGLTEPDFGSNPSGMRTRAVRDGGGDWILNGSKMWITNGGIADVATVWAQTEDGIRGFLVPRGTPGFTTQDIKQKMSLRASITSELYFDNVRLPDSARLPLAEGLRGPLSCLNEARFGILFGAVGAARDSIQAAIEYADSRVQFDKPISAFQLTQKKLADMSVSVGNAALLALHLGRLKDQHRIRPEQISVGKLNNVREAIAIARECRTVLGANGISLEYSPLRHANNLESVLTYEGTSEMHTLVVGQALTGQAAFR, encoded by the coding sequence ATGAGCGGCACCAAGCCGATGAAGGACCCCCTCGACCTGCTCGACATCTCCTCCACCCTCACCGGCGAGGAGCGCGAGATCCAGGCCACCGTGGCCAAGTTCCTCGCCGACCGGGTGCGCCCGCACATCGGCGAGTGGTTCGAGAACGCCCACTTCGCGCGCGAACTCGCCCCAGAACTCGGCAAGTTGGGAGTGCTGGGTATGCATCTCGAAGGCTACGGCTGCGCGGGGACGAACGCGGTCAGCTACGGTCTCGCCTGCCTGGAACTGGAGGCGGCGGACTCCGGGTTCCGCAGTTTCGTGTCCGTGCAGGGCTCGCTGTCGATGTTCTCCATCTGGAAGTGGGGTTCGGAGGAGCAGAAGCAGGAGTGGCTGCCTCGGCTCGCCGCCGGTGAGGCCATCGGCTGTTTCGGCCTGACCGAGCCCGACTTCGGCAGCAACCCCTCCGGGATGCGCACCCGGGCCGTCCGCGACGGTGGGGGAGACTGGATCCTCAACGGCTCCAAGATGTGGATCACCAACGGCGGCATCGCCGATGTCGCCACCGTCTGGGCGCAGACCGAGGACGGCATCCGGGGCTTCCTCGTCCCCCGCGGGACCCCCGGTTTCACCACGCAGGACATCAAGCAGAAGATGTCGCTGCGCGCCTCGATCACCTCGGAGCTGTACTTCGACAACGTACGGCTGCCCGACTCGGCGCGTCTGCCGCTCGCCGAGGGCCTGCGCGGACCCCTGTCCTGCCTCAACGAGGCCCGCTTCGGCATCCTGTTCGGCGCGGTCGGCGCGGCCCGCGACTCCATCCAGGCGGCCATCGAGTACGCCGACTCCCGCGTGCAGTTCGACAAGCCGATCAGCGCCTTCCAGCTCACCCAGAAGAAGCTCGCCGACATGAGCGTCTCCGTGGGCAACGCCGCGCTGCTCGCCCTCCACCTGGGCCGGCTCAAGGACCAGCACCGCATCCGGCCCGAACAGATCAGCGTCGGCAAGCTCAACAACGTCCGCGAGGCGATCGCCATCGCCCGCGAGTGCCGCACCGTCCTGGGGGCCAACGGCATCTCCCTGGAGTACTCGCCGCTGCGCCACGCCAACAACCTGGAGTCCGTCCTGACCTACGAAGGCACCAGCGAGATGCACACCCTGGTCGTCGGGCAGGCGCTCACCGGCCAGGCGGCGTTCCGCTGA
- a CDS encoding electron transfer flavoprotein subunit alpha/FixB family protein: MPDVLVLVDHDGERVNKTTYELLAAARRLGDPAAVVVGTPGTAARLRESLARYGATSVHAAESTEAADFLVTPAVDALELAVSETSPAAVLVSATTDGRETAARLAARLDAGLLIDAVDLDSSGAVTQIVFGGSYTVRSQVTHGTPVITVRPGSFEPEEHPGGAVERTLAPPAVDPAGSARITDRRAVPAGDRPGLTEAAVVVSGGRGVGGTDGFEVVEELADAFSGAVGASRAAVDAGYYPHQFQVGQTGKSVSPQLYIALGISGAIQHLAGMQTSRTIVAVNKDPEAPILDLADYGVVGDLFAVAPRLTREVAARRADG, from the coding sequence ATGCCCGATGTCCTCGTACTCGTCGACCACGACGGGGAACGTGTCAACAAAACCACTTATGAACTCCTGGCCGCCGCACGGCGGCTGGGCGACCCGGCCGCCGTCGTCGTGGGAACCCCCGGCACGGCGGCGCGCCTCAGGGAATCCCTCGCCCGATACGGCGCCACAAGCGTCCACGCGGCGGAATCCACCGAAGCGGCCGACTTCCTCGTCACGCCCGCCGTGGACGCTCTGGAGCTGGCGGTGAGCGAGACCTCTCCGGCCGCCGTTCTGGTCTCCGCGACGACCGACGGCAGGGAGACGGCCGCGCGTCTCGCGGCACGGCTGGACGCCGGGCTGCTGATCGACGCGGTCGACCTGGACTCCTCCGGCGCGGTCACTCAGATCGTCTTCGGGGGCTCGTACACCGTGCGTTCCCAAGTCACCCACGGGACACCGGTGATCACCGTGCGCCCCGGCTCCTTCGAGCCGGAGGAGCATCCCGGCGGTGCCGTGGAGCGGACACTGGCGCCGCCGGCCGTCGACCCCGCCGGCTCCGCCCGTATCACCGACCGGCGGGCCGTACCCGCGGGCGACCGGCCCGGGCTCACCGAGGCGGCCGTCGTCGTCTCCGGCGGCCGCGGTGTCGGAGGAACGGACGGCTTCGAGGTGGTGGAGGAACTGGCGGACGCCTTCTCAGGCGCGGTGGGCGCCTCGCGCGCCGCGGTGGACGCCGGCTACTACCCGCACCAGTTCCAGGTCGGGCAGACCGGCAAGTCCGTCTCCCCTCAGCTGTACATCGCCCTGGGTATCTCCGGGGCCATCCAGCACCTCGCCGGAATGCAGACCTCCAGGACGATCGTCGCGGTCAACAAGGACCCGGAGGCGCCCATCCTCGACCTCGCCGACTACGGCGTGGTGGGCGACCTGTTCGCGGTGGCTCCCCGGCTCACCCGGGAGGTGGCCGCCCGCCGCGCCGACGGTTGA
- a CDS encoding cupin domain-containing protein, with protein MDAVVNQPVGPVLVRPESVEVIQDGALSLIGLLADAGETDGALTANKATFRKGSPGAPAHFHTKASEMFFVLDGTMRFLVNDEIVTLGKGGFLTVPPTVPHAFAPAPGSEAELLVVFTPGLHRFDYYRLLERVYRGEATVQEIRDSSQQYDNHYFDSPVWSEALAER; from the coding sequence ATGGACGCCGTTGTGAACCAGCCGGTTGGCCCTGTCCTGGTCCGGCCGGAGAGCGTTGAGGTCATTCAGGATGGTGCGCTGAGCCTGATCGGTCTGCTCGCCGACGCCGGAGAGACCGATGGCGCGCTCACTGCGAACAAGGCGACTTTCCGCAAGGGTTCGCCGGGGGCGCCTGCGCACTTCCACACCAAGGCCAGCGAGATGTTCTTCGTCCTGGACGGCACGATGCGGTTCCTGGTGAACGACGAGATCGTGACCTTGGGCAAGGGCGGGTTCCTGACCGTTCCGCCGACCGTGCCGCACGCGTTCGCGCCGGCCCCCGGCAGCGAGGCCGAGCTGCTGGTGGTCTTCACCCCCGGCCTGCACCGTTTCGACTACTACCGGCTGCTGGAGCGGGTGTACCGGGGTGAGGCCACGGTGCAGGAGATCCGCGACAGCTCACAGCAGTACGACAACCACTACTTCGACAGCCCCGTGTGGTCGGAGGCGCTCGCCGAGCGCTGA
- a CDS encoding 3-hydroxybutyryl-CoA dehydrogenase, whose protein sequence is MTSIKHVGVVGAGQMGRGITEVCARAGLRVTLCDVTEDRARAGLAGVADSLLKAEKRRAITSEGRAHALAGISATGDLSRLSGADLVIEAAVEDERAKTALFRQLDEVVTDPAAVLATNTSSIPIARLAAATGRPESVVGLHFFNPVPVMPLVEIIPSLHTSKATELRVRAFADETLGKKTIVTQDRAGFVVNSLLVPYLLAAVRMVSSGTATAEDIDTGMTAGCAHPMGPLRLADLIGLDTVAAIGEALYEEYREPLYAPPPLLRRMVESGLLGRKSGQGFFDYQAA, encoded by the coding sequence ATGACATCGATCAAACACGTGGGCGTCGTCGGCGCCGGACAGATGGGCCGGGGCATCACCGAGGTCTGCGCCCGGGCCGGCCTGCGCGTCACCTTGTGCGACGTGACCGAGGACAGGGCCCGTGCCGGTCTGGCCGGCGTGGCGGACTCCCTGCTCAAGGCGGAGAAGCGCCGCGCGATCACCTCGGAGGGCCGCGCCCATGCGCTGGCCGGGATCTCGGCCACCGGGGATCTCTCCCGCCTGTCCGGGGCCGACCTGGTGATCGAGGCGGCCGTGGAGGACGAGCGGGCCAAGACGGCTCTGTTCCGGCAGTTGGACGAGGTGGTCACCGATCCGGCCGCCGTGCTGGCCACCAACACCTCCTCGATCCCCATCGCCCGGCTCGCGGCGGCGACCGGACGGCCGGAGTCGGTGGTCGGCCTGCACTTCTTCAACCCTGTCCCCGTCATGCCGCTGGTCGAGATAATCCCCTCGCTGCATACCTCGAAGGCCACGGAACTGCGCGTGCGTGCCTTCGCCGACGAGACCCTGGGCAAGAAGACGATCGTCACGCAGGACCGCGCCGGCTTCGTGGTGAACTCCCTCCTGGTTCCCTACCTGTTGGCAGCGGTGCGGATGGTCAGCTCCGGCACGGCGACGGCCGAGGACATCGACACCGGCATGACCGCCGGTTGCGCCCACCCCATGGGCCCGCTGCGCCTCGCCGACCTCATCGGTCTCGACACCGTGGCGGCGATAGGCGAGGCGCTGTACGAGGAGTACCGCGAACCGCTGTACGCCCCTCCCCCGTTGCTGCGCCGCATGGTCGAGTCGGGCCTGCTGGGCCGTAAGTCGGGGCAGGGCTTCTTCGACTACCAGGCGGCCTGA
- a CDS encoding electron transfer flavoprotein subunit beta/FixA family protein yields MNIVVLVKQVPDTGAERTLSRSDHLLDREDADLVLDEINERAAEEALSLKETADAHIVVVSMGPESALEAIRKVLAMGADRGIHICDDRLRGADVLTTAKVLAAALRTVENVDLVLAGDATTDGRASAVPAVVADLLALPQVTQVRKLDVDAGRVRAERETENGEATLDAPLPALVSVTEKINEPRYPSFKGIMAAKRKPVDTVDLDDLFPGADDAEFLVRRTRVLEAVPRPARSAGIRITDDGSAGRQLAAYLIAQKLV; encoded by the coding sequence GTGAACATCGTCGTACTCGTCAAGCAGGTCCCGGACACGGGTGCCGAACGCACCCTGTCCCGGTCCGACCACCTTCTCGACCGCGAGGACGCCGACCTCGTCCTGGACGAGATCAACGAGCGCGCCGCCGAAGAGGCCCTGAGTCTGAAGGAGACGGCGGACGCCCACATCGTCGTCGTCTCCATGGGACCCGAATCCGCGCTCGAAGCCATCCGCAAGGTCCTGGCGATGGGCGCCGACCGGGGCATCCACATCTGCGACGACCGCCTGCGCGGCGCGGACGTACTGACCACCGCGAAGGTCCTGGCGGCCGCCCTGCGGACCGTGGAGAACGTCGACCTGGTACTCGCCGGCGACGCGACCACCGACGGCCGGGCGAGCGCGGTACCGGCCGTCGTCGCGGACCTGCTCGCACTGCCGCAGGTGACCCAGGTACGGAAGCTCGATGTGGACGCCGGACGGGTGCGCGCCGAGCGTGAGACCGAGAACGGCGAGGCGACGCTGGACGCCCCGCTGCCCGCGCTGGTCAGCGTCACCGAGAAGATCAACGAGCCGCGCTACCCCTCGTTCAAGGGGATCATGGCCGCGAAGAGGAAGCCGGTGGACACGGTCGACCTCGACGACCTGTTCCCCGGCGCCGACGACGCCGAGTTCCTCGTGAGGCGCACCCGTGTGCTGGAGGCCGTCCCGCGTCCCGCGCGCTCAGCGGGAATCCGCATCACGGACGACGGCTCGGCGGGCCGACAGCTCGCCGCGTACCTGATCGCCCAGAAGCTCGTCTGA
- a CDS encoding MFS transporter — MPSTMPTALRRRPGATLALLAFAQLIISIDYNIVYVALPEIGSGLGFSAQNLQWVISAYAVAFGGFLLLGGRAGDLLGPRRMFAVGLVLYAISSLLGGLAESAAMLVTARAVQGVGGAFLFPATLTLVSTSFAEGRERNRAFAVWGTAGGSGMILGSLLGGVLTDAFGWESVFFVNVPLAGTAALLTFALIAPDAPRAGGRSLDVAGTLTSTIGVTGVVFALVQGPESGWLSPAVLTAALAGAVLLTVFVAIERRSADPLMPLRLFANRDLSVGTVVTFLYMGTFGALLYFLTVYFQGVHGYDALTTGLAFLVPMAAIAAGSQTAGRLATRHGTRPVLVAALAAGGVGAAILGATMATDASYIALIPGLVVLGIGQGAGYTLMFGAATAGAAARDQGIASGIASTSQQVGGAVGLALLVAVANAGLDGISGQALRTATNDGLRTAVFIAAAGIAITALAALGLRKTKAQQITQPEPQAESKADDRPLAHL, encoded by the coding sequence ATGCCCTCGACCATGCCCACAGCTCTGCGCCGCCGCCCGGGAGCGACCCTGGCGCTGCTTGCGTTCGCCCAACTGATCATCTCGATCGACTACAACATCGTGTACGTCGCCCTGCCGGAGATCGGTTCCGGTCTCGGCTTCTCCGCGCAGAACCTGCAGTGGGTGATCAGCGCCTACGCCGTCGCGTTCGGCGGCTTCCTGCTGCTCGGCGGGCGGGCCGGCGACCTGCTGGGACCACGGCGGATGTTCGCCGTCGGACTCGTCCTGTACGCGATCTCCTCGCTGCTCGGCGGTCTTGCCGAATCAGCCGCCATGCTGGTCACGGCCCGAGCCGTGCAGGGGGTCGGCGGCGCATTCCTGTTCCCCGCGACGCTCACCCTGGTCTCCACCAGCTTCGCCGAAGGACGTGAGCGCAACCGCGCGTTCGCGGTGTGGGGCACCGCGGGCGGCAGCGGGATGATCCTCGGTTCCCTGCTCGGTGGTGTGCTGACGGACGCGTTCGGCTGGGAGTCGGTGTTCTTCGTCAACGTGCCCCTCGCCGGTACCGCCGCCCTGCTCACCTTCGCGCTGATCGCACCGGACGCGCCACGCGCCGGCGGCCGCTCGCTGGACGTTGCAGGCACGCTGACCTCGACGATCGGTGTCACGGGCGTGGTGTTCGCGCTGGTGCAGGGGCCGGAGTCCGGATGGCTCTCGCCCGCCGTGCTGACCGCCGCGCTCGCCGGCGCCGTCCTGCTGACCGTGTTCGTCGCGATCGAACGGCGCAGCGCCGATCCGCTGATGCCGCTACGGCTGTTCGCCAACCGCGACCTGAGCGTGGGGACGGTCGTCACTTTTCTCTACATGGGCACCTTCGGCGCTCTGCTGTACTTCTTGACCGTGTACTTCCAGGGCGTGCACGGCTACGACGCGTTGACCACCGGGCTGGCGTTCCTGGTGCCGATGGCCGCGATCGCGGCCGGTTCGCAGACCGCCGGTCGGCTGGCCACCCGACACGGGACCCGGCCGGTGCTGGTCGCCGCGCTGGCGGCGGGCGGTGTCGGTGCCGCGATCCTCGGCGCGACCATGGCGACCGACGCCTCCTACATCGCGCTGATCCCCGGCCTGGTCGTGCTCGGTATCGGCCAGGGCGCCGGCTACACCCTAATGTTCGGCGCCGCCACCGCCGGGGCCGCCGCCCGGGACCAGGGCATCGCCTCGGGCATCGCATCGACCAGCCAGCAGGTCGGCGGCGCGGTCGGCCTCGCGCTCCTGGTGGCCGTCGCCAACGCCGGCCTGGACGGGATCAGCGGCCAGGCACTGCGCACCGCGACCAACGACGGGCTGCGCACCGCGGTGTTCATCGCCGCCGCGGGCATCGCGATCACCGCCCTGGCCGCCCTCGGTCTGCGCAAGACCAAGGCCCAGCAGATCACCCAGCCCGAGCCGCAGGCCGAGTCGAAGGCCGACGACCGCCCGCTCGCGCACCTCTGA
- a CDS encoding CaiB/BaiF CoA transferase family protein, with translation MGTQHNAPDGQAGAVEGVGRGALEGLRIADFSRVLAGPYATMLLADLGADVVKVERPGIGDDTRAWHPPADHDGTSTYFLSVNRNKKSVTLDLTSEAGREQARALVAESDVLVENFRPGTMERLGLGPRELRALQPELVYCSISGFGSGAGAAIPGYDLLVQAVGGLMSVTGDAAGEPVKAGVALVDVITGLHASLGILAALRHRDATGQGQHVEVNLLGSLLSAMVNQASAFAVAGVVPGRMGNAHPSIAPYETFPAADRPIAIAVGNDRQFAALADLVGEPGLALDDRFRTNADRVAHRGELRDILTRRLGTVGADHWSAVLLAAGVPAGPVNTLDEAFDFARKLGLPGIVDIPAAPADGVDGVESRPFRQVASPIALSGTPARYRLPPPRLGQHTAEILHRRPSGHDHPSASN, from the coding sequence GTGGGCACCCAGCACAACGCGCCGGACGGACAGGCCGGCGCGGTCGAGGGAGTGGGGCGCGGCGCGCTGGAGGGTCTGCGGATCGCCGACTTCTCCCGGGTTCTCGCCGGTCCCTACGCCACCATGCTGCTCGCCGACCTCGGCGCGGACGTGGTGAAGGTCGAACGGCCGGGCATCGGGGACGACACCCGGGCCTGGCATCCGCCGGCGGACCACGACGGCACCTCGACCTATTTCCTCAGCGTCAATCGGAACAAGAAGTCCGTGACCCTGGACCTCACGAGCGAAGCCGGTCGCGAACAGGCCCGCGCCCTGGTCGCCGAGTCCGACGTGCTGGTGGAGAACTTCCGCCCCGGCACGATGGAACGGCTCGGGCTCGGCCCTCGCGAACTCCGCGCCCTACAACCGGAGTTGGTCTACTGCTCGATCAGCGGCTTCGGCAGCGGCGCGGGTGCGGCGATCCCCGGATACGACCTTCTGGTGCAGGCCGTCGGCGGTCTGATGAGCGTGACCGGGGACGCGGCCGGTGAGCCGGTCAAGGCCGGCGTGGCCCTGGTCGACGTGATCACCGGCCTGCACGCCTCGCTCGGTATCCTCGCGGCCCTCCGGCATCGGGACGCCACCGGGCAAGGGCAGCACGTGGAGGTGAACCTGCTCGGTTCGCTGCTGTCGGCCATGGTCAACCAGGCGTCGGCGTTCGCCGTCGCCGGTGTGGTCCCGGGCCGTATGGGCAACGCGCACCCGAGCATCGCCCCGTACGAGACCTTCCCGGCCGCCGACCGTCCGATCGCGATCGCGGTGGGCAACGACCGGCAGTTCGCCGCGCTCGCCGACCTCGTCGGGGAACCCGGTCTCGCTCTCGACGACCGCTTCCGCACCAATGCCGACCGGGTCGCCCACCGCGGCGAACTGCGGGACATCCTGACGCGGCGGCTGGGCACCGTCGGCGCCGACCACTGGTCGGCCGTCCTGCTGGCCGCGGGGGTGCCCGCCGGCCCGGTCAACACCCTTGACGAGGCCTTCGACTTCGCCCGGAAGCTGGGCCTTCCGGGCATCGTCGACATCCCCGCCGCACCCGCCGACGGAGTCGACGGAGTCGAGAGCAGGCCCTTCCGCCAGGTCGCGAGCCCCATCGCGCTGAGCGGTACGCCCGCGCGGTACCGCCTGCCGCCACCGCGCCTGGGCCAGCACACCGCGGAGATCCTGCACCGCCGCCCTTCCGGCCACGACCACCCCTCCGCGTCGAACTGA
- a CDS encoding Zn-ribbon domain-containing OB-fold protein — protein MLRTDTLEDTELGDDHETAAVAATVPAATVPATIAPATTVPAATVPAAPTAPADRGELLFQRCLWCGTPAYRRSFCRACGSVAFRRERSAGDGVVVRRHGQVPHHTWFVAMNEGFNLLCQATDAAPVAVGSRVSVVRDIAPLGQGLPVVEPTRPPTSDRWW, from the coding sequence ATGCTCCGGACAGACACCCTTGAAGACACCGAACTCGGCGACGACCACGAAACGGCTGCCGTCGCCGCAACCGTGCCCGCCGCGACCGTGCCCGCCACGATTGCGCCCGCTACGACCGTGCCCGCCGCGACCGTGCCCGCCGCGCCGACCGCACCGGCGGACCGCGGCGAACTGCTGTTCCAGCGCTGCCTGTGGTGCGGCACTCCGGCCTACCGCCGCTCCTTCTGCCGTGCCTGCGGGTCCGTGGCTTTTCGACGGGAACGCAGCGCGGGCGACGGGGTGGTTGTCCGCCGCCACGGCCAGGTCCCGCACCACACGTGGTTCGTCGCGATGAACGAGGGCTTCAACCTGCTCTGCCAGGCCACCGACGCGGCGCCGGTCGCGGTCGGGTCGAGGGTGAGCGTCGTACGGGACATCGCTCCCCTCGGGCAGGGACTTCCCGTCGTCGAGCCCACTCGCCCGCCGACTTCGGACCGCTGGTGGTGA
- the pdxR gene encoding MocR-like pyridoxine biosynthesis transcription factor PdxR gives MAESRVNSAQEAGSDLHLELSLTGPRRAAVAEALREAVRSGRLTAGRLLPPYRSLAADLGVARNTVADAYAELVAEGWLTARQGSGTRVAKRVEAKPQRVPKKAPGRKVVAHNLQQGQPDATSFPRAAWAAAVRRAVTAAPYDAFAPPDPQGRPELRRVLAEYLARARGVSTSPDQIVVCAGFAHALRLLFGGGVLSGPLAVEPYSLPFHRGILADAGVSTVPLGMDGQGVRTDQLASHPGLQPRRGARTVLLTPAHQFPTGGPLHSTRRAAAVDWARGRGGVVLEDDYDGEFRYDREPVGAVQGLDPDHVVYIGSVSKSLSPAIRLGWMVLPPHLVEAMLAAKGLREAWTGVTDQLALAEFIASGQYDKHIRRMRQRYRARRNLLVTTLAEHAPHIAVTGIAAGLHAVLRLPPGTEASTVKAATWMGLALDGLATFGHPDSPDPHHDGLVVGYATPPEHRYRPALDALCQALPPDA, from the coding sequence ATGGCGGAGTCACGGGTCAATTCTGCCCAGGAGGCGGGCTCTGACCTGCACCTTGAGCTGTCTCTGACGGGGCCTCGTCGGGCTGCGGTGGCGGAGGCGCTGCGGGAGGCGGTGCGCAGCGGGAGGCTCACGGCGGGGAGGTTGCTGCCGCCCTACCGGTCGCTCGCGGCGGACCTGGGGGTCGCTCGCAACACGGTCGCGGACGCCTACGCCGAACTGGTCGCCGAGGGCTGGCTGACCGCTCGTCAGGGTTCCGGTACCCGGGTCGCCAAGCGGGTGGAGGCCAAGCCGCAGCGTGTTCCGAAGAAGGCGCCCGGCCGCAAGGTCGTGGCCCACAACCTCCAGCAGGGGCAGCCGGACGCGACGTCCTTCCCTCGCGCCGCGTGGGCCGCGGCCGTCCGCCGGGCGGTGACGGCAGCACCATACGACGCGTTCGCTCCACCCGATCCCCAGGGACGTCCCGAACTGCGCCGTGTACTGGCCGAGTACCTGGCTCGGGCGCGCGGTGTGTCGACTTCACCGGACCAGATCGTGGTCTGTGCCGGGTTCGCTCACGCGCTGCGGCTGCTGTTCGGCGGCGGGGTGCTGTCCGGGCCGCTTGCGGTCGAGCCGTACAGCCTGCCTTTCCACCGCGGCATCTTGGCCGACGCCGGAGTCAGCACGGTCCCGCTGGGCATGGACGGCCAGGGTGTGCGGACCGATCAGTTGGCATCGCACCCCGGTCTGCAGCCTCGGCGTGGAGCGCGGACCGTCCTGCTCACTCCAGCTCACCAGTTCCCGACCGGTGGTCCGCTGCATTCGACGCGGCGTGCCGCGGCCGTCGACTGGGCGCGCGGTCGTGGCGGCGTGGTGCTGGAGGACGACTACGACGGCGAGTTCCGCTACGACCGTGAACCCGTAGGCGCGGTTCAAGGGCTTGATCCCGACCATGTCGTCTACATCGGCTCGGTCAGCAAGAGCCTGTCCCCGGCGATCCGGCTCGGCTGGATGGTCCTGCCGCCGCATCTGGTCGAGGCCATGCTCGCGGCCAAGGGGCTGCGAGAGGCGTGGACGGGGGTCACCGACCAGCTCGCGCTCGCGGAGTTCATCGCCTCCGGCCAGTACGACAAGCACATCCGCCGCATGCGGCAGCGCTATCGCGCCCGCCGTAACCTGCTCGTCACGACGCTGGCCGAGCACGCCCCGCACATCGCGGTCACCGGCATCGCGGCCGGACTGCACGCGGTCCTCCGGCTGCCGCCGGGCACCGAGGCGTCCACCGTCAAAGCGGCGACATGGATGGGCCTGGCCCTCGACGGCTTGGCGACGTTCGGCCACCCCGACAGCCCCGACCCCCACCATGACGGTCTGGTTGTCGGCTATGCCACACCCCCCGAACACCGCTATCGACCGGCGCTTGACGCGCTGTGCCAAGCTCTGCCACCTGACGCCTGA
- a CDS encoding glycoside hydrolase family 32 protein, translating to MPTPPVDPHLPAVHLRPPRNWINDPNGLVFHDGHYHVFFQHNPYAPLHANVHWGHFRSPDLITWEQLPAALAPTPGGDDADGCFSGSAIPVDGRLVAFYSAHRTDRWWQPVTTAESCDGGHTWVKRPELLIPRPPAGTTMYRDPYVWRQDGRWRMLVGSALADGRGAALLYESHDLEDWRYRGPFHSSGAPAGEDPVGWECPQYATFGDGRGVLIVSDWTPQGGPSHTTVHVGREEDGRFTATEPPVRLDHGPDFYAPALLRAPEEGRWLLWGWAWEARDDSWAHEAGWAGTLTLPRELTLADDGTVGQRPARELLALRGERAVHRSGNATGSGPVELGEVSRSFDLTATLTADPHGATGLRLVTSADGAEYLDITFDAATGRLTVDRGHASLDVRARAGTYSLPCPGAKGPGAAVQLRVVVDRSIAEIHLATGQVLTLRFYPVGDGPWRLQARSMGPGPGGFTVEAWDLNPGRIHREPLPAGQGQDVMAGR from the coding sequence GTGCCCACGCCGCCCGTCGACCCCCACCTGCCCGCCGTCCACCTGCGACCGCCCCGCAACTGGATCAACGACCCCAACGGGTTGGTCTTCCACGACGGTCACTACCACGTGTTCTTCCAGCACAACCCGTACGCCCCGCTCCACGCGAACGTGCACTGGGGCCACTTCCGCAGCCCGGACCTGATCACCTGGGAACAGCTCCCGGCCGCTCTCGCTCCCACCCCCGGCGGCGACGACGCGGACGGCTGCTTCTCCGGCAGCGCGATCCCGGTCGACGGCCGGCTGGTGGCCTTCTACTCCGCCCACCGCACCGACCGCTGGTGGCAGCCGGTGACCACCGCCGAGTCGTGCGACGGCGGCCACACCTGGGTCAAGCGGCCGGAGTTGCTCATCCCGCGGCCGCCCGCCGGCACGACCATGTACCGGGACCCCTACGTCTGGCGGCAGGACGGCCGCTGGCGGATGCTGGTCGGCTCGGCGCTCGCCGACGGCCGGGGCGCGGCACTGCTCTACGAGTCCCACGACCTGGAGGACTGGCGGTACCGCGGCCCCTTCCACTCCAGCGGTGCGCCGGCCGGCGAAGACCCGGTCGGCTGGGAGTGCCCCCAGTACGCGACCTTCGGCGACGGCCGGGGCGTCCTGATCGTCAGCGACTGGACGCCGCAGGGCGGGCCCAGTCATACGACGGTCCATGTCGGCCGCGAGGAGGACGGCCGTTTCACGGCGACCGAGCCGCCCGTACGACTGGACCACGGACCGGACTTCTATGCCCCCGCCCTGCTCAGAGCCCCTGAAGAAGGCCGGTGGCTGTTGTGGGGCTGGGCGTGGGAGGCCCGCGACGACTCCTGGGCACACGAAGCGGGTTGGGCCGGCACTCTCACCCTCCCGCGCGAACTGACCCTGGCGGACGACGGAACGGTGGGCCAGCGCCCGGCCCGCGAACTGCTCGCCCTGCGCGGCGAACGTGCTGTGCACCGCAGCGGAAACGCCACGGGATCCGGACCGGTCGAACTGGGGGAGGTCAGCCGCAGTTTCGACCTCACCGCCACCCTGACCGCCGACCCGCACGGCGCGACCGGCCTGCGTCTGGTCACCTCCGCGGACGGGGCCGAATACCTGGACATCACCTTCGACGCCGCCACCGGCCGGCTCACCGTCGACCGGGGGCACGCCTCACTCGACGTACGGGCGCGAGCAGGCACGTACAGCCTTCCCTGCCCTGGCGCGAAGGGGCCCGGCGCAGCTGTCCAACTCCGTGTCGTCGTGGACCGTTCGATCGCCGAGATCCATCTCGCCACCGGGCAGGTCCTCACCCTCAGGTTCTATCCGGTCGGCGACGGGCCATGGCGGCTCCAGGCCCGCAGCATGGGCCCCGGCCCCGGCGGCTTCACCGTCGAGGCGTGGGACCTGAACCCCGGCCGAATCCATAGGGAACCGCTGCCGGCGGGGCAGGGGCAGGACGTCATGGCAGGCCGGTGA